CATACTGCACATCCCATCATGTCGGAACGTTTTGGAGGAATCATATCGGAAGGTAGGTGTAGGCGGAACACCCTCAATTGAGAATTTACTACTTCTGTTCGGAATATTTGCAGGAGCGGCCTTTCTTTGGTCACCAATTCTGCTACAGCAGCTTCATGCTACTCGTGCAGAGTCGAAAGCCGCGTTTCTCGAATACAGTCAACTCGGCATGTCTATCATCGACAATATAGTGCAACCATTGACTCCCTCCACTATCGCCTTGGCAGCTATGACCAACCTACACTACGTTACAGCCCATGCTCGTGGACTGTCGGATAACGCTGTGGCTTTGCGAATGAAGTGCTACGCAATGGCTCGCATTTTGCAAATCGATCGCATGGACACTGCAAAAGTCAGGGAAGAGCGTAAACGAAGAGGGTGCAGCATTGTTGAAACAGAAATTCAGAGAAGAATTTGGTGGAATCTGGTGGGTAGCGACTGGTACGTGGTGCTCAATCATTGATCAAATTTTGAGCTAATTCACATAGGTTAAATGCTTTTTCTGGTGGTCCAAATGATGGGACTTACTCTCTACAGCCGAGGTACATGTGCGTTCGTCTTCCCGCAAATATCGACGACAAAGATTTAACGGAACACATGGTGGAGAGCGACATTCCACTCTCAATACCCTCAGACATGAGTGCCTTCATTCAACGTGCCAAGATATCCGCAGTTTGTCGAGAAGTCGTCGATTCTCTCCCGTCAcagtttgacgatgccgccgAACCAGACTATGAAGCCGTACTGCAAATGGACCAGAAGTTCCGCGCCTATCAAGCCAATCTTCCAACCTTCTTCCGATTAGATCCTGAAAGTGTGGAGAAGTCAAAGGATACATGCAGAGAGCGGCCACTCATTGCTCTACAAAGAGTGGGCGTCAACTTCAGCGTACATATACGGTTATGCCGACTTCACAGACCATATCACCTGGAGGGCTTGACCAATCCAAAATACACCTACTCTTACAAGGCCTGTATACATGAGGCCCAGAGGGTACTCGAGCTGCGTCGGGCAATGGACGAGTGTGCTCCGCTAGGCATGAACCCAGCTCGGTCTTGGATAGTCATGCAGCATGTTTCTATCGCAGCGCTTATCCTTGCAACAGAGGTGTCTTTCAACCCGTCGGCGCCCAATGCAGAAGACAGAAAGGCCAAGGTGTTGGCTACTTGTGAGTTATTGGAAAAGTCAATCGAAGAATCTGGATCTATTATGGACGGCGTTCAGCGGAACATGCAAGTTCTCATATCAACGCTACAGAGGAAGAGACCACAGAGCTTCAGCCATCATAACACCTTGCAGAGAATAGAGAGCAATCATGGACAACCTAATGGCGTCATGGCGATGGAGACCGACGGGGAGGCTGCCCAgccagctgctgcagcttctGTCGGTAACGCAATTGCAAATGATGGCTTCATTGGAGAGATGGATACCGACCAGACCAACTGGGATCAGCTGTGGAAAGACTTTATTGACATTGCTCCCGAATTGGATACTACGCAGTGGGATCTTTTATTTGAAGATGTACAGTCTTTCTAGTGACATCTTATGGAGCATTAGTTGTATTACCTTGGAATATTCTGATAATAACAGCCCCTGATGGTATCAAATATACCATCTTTATCCAACGTAGTGCACCTCTCACATGCCCTGGCCTTGCGTATTTATGCGCGTCTAACTGCATTGTGAGGAATGAAAGTCTTTACCTAGATTCTTATCAGATTCTCTTCGCATAACCGGTCATACTACGAATTCGTCACCTCCTGAAGAGATGCAATTGCTGAAGCAGGCGTGTAGCAATCATGAATCTCAAGTGAGTGCTTGTGAAAGAGTCTGTAAACCAGCTTCCTATTACTCCTCCTCACTGTGACGAACACGTCGCGACATTCTTAGGGGACATTTACAATCCATTGTATTCCGCGCCATCATAGTACTCCATAACCATACCAACCCAACGCCATAGCCGCCTGTCCGCCACAAATCGTGGATtcgtcttggctgccaatgctACCTTACGTGCTAATGCTAGTCTCCGGTCGCCAACTACATGGAAGAACTCCTTCTCTCGTCGACGGATCTTACTTTCGGGCTCGTCGTCAGCCACTAGCTCATCAGCTAGCGTAAGTGCATCTGGGGACTTGGATCGACTTTACAATATTGCCGGGATACTATgcttgtcgtctttgtcaTGTCTGTCATCTCTAGGAGCTGTGAGATGCTGGGAGAGTGCATAAAGCGCCTCCAGGTGGTGTATATCTTGTAAAGAGTCCAGGTTTACTAGACGCATGAAATGTGAAACCATCTGCCCGACTTTCCAGCCATTCGCCTTGATTACATACCCATCGAGCTTGCTTTTCCCAGCCCCAAAGCCGCAGCGAAAAGCGTTTACCAGGGATGAATCGAGTACCAAGTCTCTGGGATGCGGCAGGCCCGGGGTGGCGAGTAGCTGGGCTGGAGGAACAGTGGAAGAAAAGGCCCAGTCGATGATACAGGTGATATTCAAGTTGTTGTCAACGAAGAGGTTCTGAAGGCTGATATCGTGGTGACAAAGAGGGAAGTGAGCCCCTGAGTGACCAACCGGGCGGACCATAGAGGGGACCACAGTGTCTTGGAGGAGTTGGCTTGTGATGCAATACTACAATCTATTGATGCTTGACTCCGATATTCCTTCAAGGGTGGCGAAGTCATTCCAGCGGTCAGTAGCAGCGTAGTATTCGGAGAAGTTAGGATACTCTTTAGGTATAGGCACAGGCGCACGGAGGACATGGTATCCCATGGGCAGTCGCTCGGCATGCAGACGAAGCGCTCCAGCGAGCGAGGAGTAATAATCGGCTTCGTTGTGGAATGGGCCGCGTGAGAGTTCTTCAATAGTTTTCCGGTCTTGTAGAACGTGACCCGGGGAAAGACATTCATCGAGATAATAGCCATGCTCACCTTCGAAGAGCGATCCGATGGTAGGAAAGCAAAGACTAAATAACTCACGGGCATAGCGCCCAAGCTGATGCATAATTTTCTGTTTCTCTTTGTCTGTCAACTTTCGTGCTGGTGTCACAAAACCGTTCCGTCCAGGTAGTTGATGTGCATGTGTTGGCCATTCGTACTGCGCAAGAGGCTGACCGGCAGCTTTGCTCATTAGAATATATGGGATTCCGATATCATTATCGTAATATGGACTTCTACTGTTAGCTGAAACAGCCAcgtttggtgttgaagacTCAACGGGAATACCTATAATGGAATACATCTGGCACAGGAATAGAAGTGTGCTCACGTATGTATTTGAGGGTGGCGGCCTCACTAGCTATCAGCCGTCCAGTGATGCGCCGAGACATAGAGTACAATGAGCAGGGAGCCCGAAATACCcattcaacgccatcatcaaaCTCAAGAAATATCGCCCAATTGAAGGCGCCGAACTTGGGGATTTGGGATTCGCTGCAGGTACACGCTCGGCCTCGGAGCCGCTCTGCTAAACTGAGGAGTTGCTTGAGATTGAAGTCGGCGTAGAAGAAAACATCCCGTTTTCGAGAAGAAGTGGGCATCCCAACTCCTAGCGTTTCATGTAATCTTCGCGTATGCTTCTGCAGTGGTGAAAGCTGGGAAGATATATATAGCGGGAGTGGGCGGCAAATGGGGAGTTGAAGGTCAAAACAAACACCAGCTACGAAAGCCATCATTTGAGCCTTGTTAACGAGGCATCCATCATATTCAATACCATCAAATACTAATCCGCTACGCACAGAAATAAGTATTCACATGTTTCGTGTTTTGGTTGCAGTGTGGGTTCCGGTGTCTATTGCTTTATTTCCACCTGGCGAAGTCACGAAACTACAACTTACATATGGAGCAGCTGCCCGGTGCTGACTACCCCCTAACATGCGGCAAATATAGTACGACTTTCCAAGCTTTACAGATTACGGGTTTTCACTTAGATAATTGTCTAAAATTCACCGACACACAGAGTATTAAACCATTAACCGGTCTTTCCGGTTACAATACTGTACCAGCCTCTCTAACTAAAGGAAATTGAACAGCCAAGCAAAATGTTATGTAGTGGAAGTTACGAATCAATCGAGCACGGCCTGTTTCTTCTCTATGTCCCAAGTTCGGTTTTACAAAGGGTAGCCAGCTCAGCTCTATTCCGTCAACAGACTAGTGGCCATACCTTGTCTTCCGGCCTGCGCTCCCGATGATGGCTATGCTAGACGTAATCAAAACCTCCAAGTCATCAGTCTGGACGTGAAGCCGCACAGGAAATACGCCAGGTCCTTCCTGCAATGCCCAATGACATTTTTTCATTGGCTACCAAGACGTGCGGTAGTCGCAAGAGAGAGACGCTGTATCACCGAGGGAAGATGAGACCGATACCGGACAAAGACCGGTCCCTCTGAAGACCCGAGGTCTAGTGACAAGTTTAATAGTGTGGTGGTATAGAAAGCTGCATATGCATTTTCTTTGAGCGAATCATTGCAACTGCTGAAGTTAACATAGAAAGTTTCGACAAAATTTACTTCTCTTCTTAGACCTGGCCGTGGTTCAGAGCACATTGATGGTAACAGATGCAGGTATGGAAGTGTTTAACTGTGGTATGTGATAACTCCGATGGAGCGCCAAGACACCAAACCCCAGTGTTTACTTTACCACGGGCCATTTCCAAAAGCTTGGTGAACCACTTAAAACCACCTTGTATGATATCCCGTTCAACTTCGCGTGGCAAaattgctcttcttggtctAGCTCACAGCACTATTAGAACGTGGCTGCCAACTTAACGGTTTCTCGTGGGTCCTGGCATGATAAGGGAAACTGATTCCCCCACACTTAACCCCGGCCGGCAAGGTAATAAAGACGAGTGTAATGGAGTTATCCTGACTTGATTAGGGCGTCGGGTCGCAACTCTTGGCTTCGGATAATGCACCCCACATAACTTACATGAAGTCTGGGGTATTTCCGTTCCATGTTTTTGGGACGCAGCCGCTTGATAACATGGTTCGGGGCCAATCATGCCGAACAAGATACATCCCAGCTAAAGTAATAAAAGGCGATCCCAACCCCCTAACTTGGCTCGCCAACTACAGTCTCGAACACTCCGTCACAAGACTCGCCTTGTTAGGAATTCGCAACGATGGCGGCATCACCACCGGAGAAGTCACCCACCGGCCACGATGAAAGCATGATAAACCCCGTAGTCACAGCTCCGAGTGACACATCCTCGCACAAAGGAGACCCCCTCGAAGCGCAGGAAGTATTCCAGGAGACGACGGAAGGTGTGAACTTCCGAACGGTCAGCTGGCAGCGGGCTGCTATTATCTTTTTGAAGATTCAATTTGCCATGAGTATTCTTAGTGTTCCGGCTGCACTTGGAACGTTGGGTGCAGTAGGTGGTTCAC
The genomic region above belongs to Pochonia chlamydosporia 170 chromosome 2, whole genome shotgun sequence and contains:
- a CDS encoding C6 zinc finger domain-containing protein (similar to Metarhizium acridum CQMa 102 XP_007814123.1), whose protein sequence is MSKRPDDTSQQKKYLADLITKLPPIAQARVLLEHFAVTSHPNCGILHIPSCRNVLEESYRKVGVGGTPSIENLLLLFGIFAGAAFLWSPILLQQLHATRAESKAAFLEYSQLGMSIIDNIVQPLTPSTIALAAMTNLHYVTAHARGLSDNAVALRMKCYAMARILQIDRMDTAKVREERKRRGCSIVETEIQRRIWWNLVGSDWLNAFSGGPNDGTYSLQPRYMCVRLPANIDDKDLTEHMVESDIPLSIPSDMSAFIQRAKISAVCREVVDSLPSQFDDAAEPDYEAVLQMDQKFRAYQANLPTFFRLDPESVEKSKDTCRERPLIALQRVGVNFSVHIRLCRLHRPYHLEGLTNPKYTYSYKACIHEAQRVLELRRAMDECAPLGMNPARSWIVMQHVSIAALILATEVSFNPSAPNAEDRKAKVLATCELLEKSIEESGSIMDGVQRNMQVLISTLQRKRPQSFSHHNTLQRIESNHGQPNGVMAMETDGEAAQPAAAASVGNAIANDGFIGEMDTDQTNWDQLWKDFIDIAPELDTTQWDLLFEDVQSF